The following are encoded together in the Zygosaccharomyces rouxii strain CBS732 chromosome C complete sequence genome:
- a CDS encoding uncharacterized protein (conserved hypothetical protein) codes for MSWWESIKLKYHQWKHNIDATPVEGEQYKDAPRVQDLPHMKDSHGNLIAVSSGNRELSPVLSERFHISNPHGSAKGPENIDDKI; via the coding sequence ATGAGCTGGTGGGAAAGTATTAAgttaaaatatcatcaatgGAAGCACAATATCGATGCAACACCAGTGGAAGGTGAACAATACAAGGATGCTCCACGTGTTCAAGATCTCCCTCATATGAAAGATTCTCATGGGAATTTAATCGCTGTTTCATCGGGTAATAGAGAACTTTCTCCTGTATTAAGTGAAAGATTTCACATAAGCAACCCTCACGGCTCTGCAAAGGGACCGGAGAACATAGACGATAAGATATAG